The Candidatus Neomarinimicrobiota bacterium nucleotide sequence ACAGTTCACCGACGGCTTCCATGACCCGAACGGCCGCATCCGTGACCTCAGTTCCAACACCATCGCCGGGCAACACTATGACGTTTTTCGTCATCATCACCGTTCCACCATTCCGGTCTGCCGTGCGTATTCAAAGATCCCGCCGGCTTCTACAATTTCGGCGACACTGCCCAGCGGCTTCAGACCGTAACTCGTGCCCTGGGTCAGGTTCTTCATCTCATTCTTGTCGCGGTCGATCTCCAATTCATCATAAGTCTCGACTTCTTCACTCAGGTCCCGGACGCTCTCAAACGGAACGATAAATCCGCCGTCCACGGAATTCCGATAAAAGATCCGCGCATACGTTGGTGCAACCACCGCTTTAGCTCCGGCAATCATGAGCGATTCCGGTGCATGTTCCCGTGAGGAACCGCATCCGAAGTTCGGGCCGGCCACTACAATTTGAAAATCCGACTCGAATTTTTCCGGGTCGGTAAACGGGATGTTCCCCTGCGGCAGCCCGGATTCCGCATCCGGCACGCCGGAAAGTGCGTACCGTCCGTAAAATTTACGTTCCTCCGGATCCTCCAGGCTGTATACCAAATGCTTGGCCGGAATAATCTGATCCGTATCGATGTTTTTGCCCAATACGAAGGCTTTTCCTTTGATTTTGTCTTGTGACATGTCTGCTGTGTGCTCCGAAATTCTCTGGTTCGTTTTTATTCAAATATTAAAATATTTACTGTAGGGACATGCCATGGCACGTCTCTACAGATTTAATTGATTTTCTAAAAATGCTCCCTCGGATCGGTGATCTTCCCGGTCAGTGCTGATGCCGCGACTGTATACGGCGACGCCAGGTAGACCTGTGACTCCTTGGATCCCATCCGCCCCGGAAAGTTCCGGTTCGTTGTGGAGATACAAACCTCCGGCCCGTTCAACCGGCCGAATGTATCCGACGGCCCGCCGAGGCATGCTGCGCACGACGCCTCGCCAATTTCCGCTCCGGCGGCTTCAAAGATCTCCATATAGGTCTGGCCGTTCATCTTCTCCGTCCGGAGACGTTCCGCCACTTCCGTGGATGCCGGCACGATAAACGTATCCAGTTTCACCTGTTCGCCCTTCAGGAGTTCGGCAGCGGCGACAAAGTCGGAAAACTTCCCGCCGGTACACGATCCGATGTAAGCCCGTGTCAACTCGGTGCCTTTCACTTCTTCCACAGTCGCTTTGTTGTCCGGCGAGTGCGGCTTGGCTACCATCGGCAGCATCTTGTCTGCGCGATATTCGTACACGCTGTGATACTCAGCATCCTCGTCGCTGTGCACCGGGTTGAATTCGTGATCAGTGCGGGCTTTGACGTAATCATATGTCACCTGATCCGGATTGATAACTCCGTTTTTGCCCCCGGCCTCAATGACCATGTTGGTCAGCGTCATCCGGGCTTCCATATCCATGGCTTCAATGCTGGTACCGGCGAACTCCATGGTGCGGTAGGTGGCGCCGTCCACACCGATATCACCGATGATCTGGAGGATAATATCTTTGGCCATGATGTACGGCGGAATCTCCCCATCGAAGACAAACTTCATCGTCTCGGGTACTTTCACCCAGAGTTTTCCGGTGCCCATGATAAAGGCCGCGTCGGTGTTGCCGATGCCCGTGGCAAACTCGCCGAAGGCTCCGGCTGTACAGGTGTGTGAATCGGTGCCGAACAGCACTTCGCCGGGTCGTGTAAAACCTTCTTCCGGCATGGCGACGTGGCAGACACCCTTGTACCGATCGGTGCCGACGTCATAGTAATACGGCAGATCCTGTTCGTCCGCGAAATCCCGCAAAATGTCCACGTTCCGGTTCGCGTACTTGTCTTCCGTGAATATGTAGTGATCCGGGATAATCACCAATTTCTCTTTATCCCAGACCTGGGCTTTATCGCCGAATTGCTTTTTGAAAATTCCAATCGAAGGTGGCCCGCAGACATCGTGCGTCATTAAAACGTCCACATCCACCCAAACATTATCTCCCGGCTTCACGGATTCGTTTCCGCTGTGCCGCGCCAAAACCTTCTCTGTTAATGTCATTCCCATTAGATCTATTACCGTCTTTCCTTTTCTTGGAATTAGTAGATGCTCATGTAATCCTGAATTTTTTCATTGGAAAAATCTTTTGAATAGGTCCCGTCGCCATTTGAAGAACCGTTACCGCTTCCATTGAAATTCGATGCCAGCGCTTTCAATTCATCGTCTTTGACAATTTTCTTTTCGTCTGCCAGGTTGATAAACGCCTTGTAGACCTGGTCCACCTGTTTCTTGGACAGGTCAAAACCGAGCTCTCCCAGGCGAATTTTCAGTGCATGCCGTCCCGAGTGTTTACCGAGTACCAACTTATTCTTCGGGATACCTACCGATTGCGGCGTCATAATCTCGTAGGTCATCGGATTCTTCAGTACGCCGTCCTGGTGGATACCGGCTTCGTGCGCAAAGGCGTTATCGCCCACCACTGCTTTATTCCGCTGGACGCCATTGCCGGTGATCTCCGCCAGTAACTTGCTGGCCGGGAAGATCTCTTCCGTCTGAATCCGGGTATCCTGCTCAAATTCTTCCTGCCGGGTGCGTATTGCCATTACGATTTCTTCCAGCGAGGCGTTTCCGGCGCGCTCTCCAATGCCATTAATGGTACATTCAACCTGTTGAGCCCCATTCTGGAGCGCCATGATGGAGTTTGCTACGGCTACGCCAAGGTCATTGTGGCAGTGGACACTCAGAATGGCATCATCAATATTCGGTACGTTCTCCTTGATTCCCTTGATCAGGTCACCAAATTCCGTTGGCATGGCATAGCCCACCGTATCCGGCACATTAATGACGGTGGCGCCGGCATCGATGACCGCGGTAAATACTTCGTACAGAAATTCCCGATCGCTGCGGGAGGCATCCTCAGCGGAAAACTCCACGTCGTCACAATATGATTTGGCATATTTTACGGCCTCAACGGCGCTCTCCAGCACCTCTACTCTGGACTTTTTGAGCTTGTATTTCATATGGATATCCGAGGTGGCAATAAATGTGTGAATCCTGGGATATTTCGCATGCTGCAGTGCTTCCCAGGCGCGGTCGATATCCTGTTTTTTCGTCCGGCATAATCCGGCTACGCTGCACTCCGTGATCCGCTCTGCCACCTTTTTCACTGCGATAAAATCACCATCGGATGCGATTGGAAAGCCGGCTTCAATGACGTCAACCCGCAACTTTTCCAGCTGGTCAGCCATCTGGAGTTTCTCCTCCAGGTTCATACTGTATCCCGGCGATTGTTCTCCGTCTCGTAATGTGGTATCGAAAATGTGTACTCGGCTTTCCATTGGTTTATTCTCCTCGAAAAAGTTTCTTATGAATCAGTTGTCATCTGTTGAATTTGCAGTCTCTTGAGCTGTAACTGGGATAGATTGCCCCATAGTCGTTCATGACTATCCCAATAGCTGGGCTGCCGCCTCCTCTGTTTCATGAGAACTCTCCTGTTTCTGAGTTTTATTTTTTGTCAAGTAATACGAAAGACTGTCGATCAACGCCTGCCAGCTGGCCTCGATGATATTTTCCGACACGCCTACGGTGCCCCAGGAATTGCCGTTCTGGCTGGACTCGATCAGCACCCGGACTTTCGCTCCAGTGCCGTCCTTTTCGTTGAGCACCCGGACCTTATAATCCGTCAGGTGCATCCCGTCCACCTCTGGATAAAATTCGTGGAGCGCTTTCCGAAGAGCCCTGTCCAGCGCGTGGACCGGCCCGTTCCCCTCGGCGGCGGTATGCTCGGTTTTCCCGTTTACGTTCAAACGAATGGTCGCCTCGGAACGCGTGGCGTTGTTCATATTTTTTTCGGTCATAATACGGAAGCCTTCCAGTTCGACGGCGTCTTCCCACTCGCCGGTCATCTTTCTGACCAGAAGTTCGAATGAGGCTTCCGCCGCCTCGAACTGGTAACCGTCGTTTTCAAGCTCTTTGAGTTTCTGGACGATCTTCGGCACATCTTTGCCGTTGCCGGACAGGTCGATATCCAGCTCATTCGCTTTATACTTCACATTGCTCTTACCAGAGAGGTCGGAAACCAACACTCGCCGCTGATTACCCACACTCTCCGGTTCGATGTGTTCGTATGTGCGCTCTTCCTTCATCACAGCGCTCACATGCACACCGCCCTTGTGAGCGAATGCACTCTTCCCGACAAACGGGAGGTTATCCTGGTGTGTCAGATTCGCCAACTCACTTACGAAATGTGAAACCGATGTCAATTCTTTAATGTTTTCGTCCGGCACACACTGATAATCCCCCTTCACCTGCAGGTTCGGGATAATCGAACAGAGATTAGCGTTTCCACATCGCTCCCCGTACCCGTTGATAGTGCCCTGCACGTGCTCACATCCGGCCTGTACCGCTGCAACGCTGTTTGCCACCGCCACCTCGGAATCATTATGGGCATGGATGCCTAATTTGGTCTGCGTATATCGCTTCACATCTTTGATGATTTTCGTCATCTCCTGTGGAAGAGTTCCGCCGTTGGTATCGCACAAGACAATGATGTCTGCTCCGGCAGATTCCGCTGCACGCAACGTTTTCATGGCGTATTCGGAGTTTGCCTTGTACCCATCAAAAAAGTGCTCGGCATCGTAGATGACTTCCTTGTCGTGCTGTTTCAGGAATTCCACCGAATTCCGGATGAGGTCAAGGTTCTCTTCCGGTTTAATCTTCAGAGCCTGCTCTACATGGAGGATCCAGGATTTCCCAAAGATGCAAACCACAGGCGTCTCCGCATCGATGAGCGCTTTGAGGTTCTTATCGTCCTCCGGACCGTGTCCGGCCCGCTGGGTGCTGCCGAAGGCCACAATCTTCGCATGGGAGAAAGTTTCGTTTTTCGCCCGATCGAAGAATTCCATATCCTTAGGATTGGACCCCGGCCATCCGCCTTCAATGTAATCGATACCGAAATCGTCCAACCGATGTGCGATGCGCACCTTGTCCTCAGCGGAAAAGGCAACCTTTTCGCCCTGTGTTCCATCCCGCAATGTGGTATCGAATACGTCTATATGTTTTACACCCATGTTCTATTTATCCTTCGTCTTTGTTTATCCATTGCATCAAATCACGTAATTTTTTTCCGACTTGCTCGATCTGCAGGTTTTCGTGTTCTCTCCGTGAAGCCTCCAGCACCGGACGACCTGCTTTATTCTCCAGGATCCAGTCCCGGGCAAATTTCCCGTTCTGCACATTTTCCAGGATCTGCTGCATATGCTCTTTCGTTTCGTCGGTGATAACTTTCGGGCCGCGGGTCATTCCGCCGTATTCAGCCGTGTCACTCACCGAATAGTACATGCCACCGATGCCGCCTTCGTAAAAAAGATCGACAATCAGTTTGAGTTCGTGCAGGCACTCGAAGTAGGCGATTTCCGGCTGGTATCCGGCGTTGGTCAGCGTCTCAAATCCGGCCTTCACCAGTTCGGATACGCCGCCGCAGAGCACGGCCTGTTCGCCAAAGAGATCTGTTTCGGTTTCCTCTTCAAAAGTCGTCTCAATTGCGCCGGCCTTGGTTCCGCCAATGCCTTTGGTGTATGCCAAAGCCACATCTTTGGCACTGCCTGATGCGTCCTGGTGGACTGCCACGAGGCACGGAACGCCGCCACCCTGGGTGTATACGCGTCGGACAAGATGCCCGGGGCCTTTGGGGGCCACCATGAATACGTCCACATTATCGGGCGGAGAAATCTGGTTGAAATGAATGTTGAATCCGTGTGCAAAGGCCAGGGCGTTTCCGTCCTCAAGGTTCGGACGAATATCGGCTTCGTATGCCTCAACTTGTGTTTGATCCGGTATTAATACCATAATAATATCGCCCTGTTTTGCCGCCTCAGCCGTCGTGGCCACCTGTAACCCAGCTTCCTCAGCCTTCGGCCAGGACGAGCTCTCCTTCCGGAGCCCTACCACCACATCAACACCGCTCTCATGTAAGTTCAACGCGTGTGCGTGTCCCTGACTTCCGTAACCGAGGACGGCCACGGTTTTTCCATCCAACAATCCAAGATCTGCGTCATTCTCGTAATACGTTTTCATCTACCGTCTACTCCACCTTTTCATAATTATCATTAACTACTATCATGTTTGGCCATGGAATTCGCGTTTTAATGCCACCGAACCAGTACGCGCCACCTCTACTATGCCGAACTGCTTCAGCATGCCAAGCGCAGCGTTTACCTTATCCTGGCTTCCGGTGGCTTCCACCGTCATACTCTCCGGGCTGATATCGATGATCTTGGCCCGAAATACGTTGACGATCTGCATGATCTCCGAGCGGCTCGCTTTGGGTGCGTTCACCTTAATCAACGCCAGTTCGCGTTCCACGAACGCGTCGTACGTCAAATCCTGTACCTTCAACACGTCTACTACCTTGTGCAGCTGCTTTGTAATCTGCTCGATGATCTGCTCGTCACCGTGGGTGGTAATAGTGATCCGCGCCATGCCGGGTTCCTGTCCCTGTCCGAAGCTGATACTATCGATATCGAACCCGCGACCGCTGAACAGCCCGACGATCCGGGACAACGCGTTGAAGTTATTCTTGACGTATACGGAGATTGTGTGTTTCTTGGTTGAGGTTTCCACTGCCGTTTGCTCCATTATTCCTCGCCTTCCACCATTTCGTCCAACGCCGCACCTGCCGGTACCATCGGATAGCAGTTCTCATCTTTCGTCACATGGAAATCCATAATGACAGGCCGATCATTGATTTCCATGGCTTTTTCCAGTACTTCTTCCATCTCTGCAGGCGTTTTCGCCCGGAAACCGGCGGCGCCGTAGCTCTCAGCAAGTTTCACGAAATCCGGATTCGACGACTCCAAATGCGTATGCGCATATCGTTCTTCATAGAAGAGTTCCTGCCATTGTCGTACCATCCCGAGCCAACCATTGTTCAGAATAGCCACCTTTACCGGCACTTTATATTGCACAGCGGTAGCCAGTTCGAACGCCGTCATCTGAAATCCGCCATCACCCGTCACACAGAATACCGTGCGATCCGGTTTGCCGATGGCGGCCCCCATGGCTGCCGGGAATCCGTATCCCATGGTCCCAAGCCCACCGGATGACAGCATAGATCGCGGATGGTTAAACTTGTAATGCTGGGCCAGCCACATCTGATGCTGCCCCACATCAGCCACCATCAGAGCCTCGCCCCTGGTGACTTCGGAGATCTTTTCGATCATATACTGGGGCGTAATTTCATCCTCCGAATACGGCACCTTCAGCGGGTGCTCTTCTTTCCATTGATTTATTGTGCTCCACCAGTTATCAATCTGCGGAGCGTCTGCCATTCGGGTCAGTTCCGGGAGAACTTCTTTCACGTTCCCGACTATTGGCACTTCGACTTCTACATTTTTGGAGATACAGGATGGATCGATGTCGATATGGATTTTCTTGGATTTCTGCGAAAACCCGTCCAGCCGACCGGTCACCCGATCGTCAAATCGCGCACCGACAGCCAGCAGCACGTCACATTCTGTGATTGCCATATTGGCGTACCAGGTTCCGTGCATGCCCAGCATTCCCAGGGACTGCGACCGTGTTTCAGGAAATCCGCCCAGCCCCATCAAAGTTGTGGTTATCGGGATATTGGTCTTCTCTACTAATTCTGTTAATTCAGAGGCCGCATCGCCAAGATTGACACCGCCACCAGCATAGATGAGGGGGCGTTCTGCCTCGCTCAGCATTTTGGCAGCTTTGGCAATCTGGCTATGGTGTCCCCGGGTTACTGGTTTGTAACCCGGGATTTTCACCTTACCTGATCCCCGGTAAGTCCCGGTAGTTTTGACCATGTCTTTCGGCAGATCAACTACCACCGGACCGGGGCGCCCTGAATTTGCAATATGGAATGCTTCGTGGATCACCGTTTCTAATTCGTTGACATCTTTCACCAAATAGCTGTGCTTGGTGATGGGACGCGTAATTCCAATGATATCCGCCTCCTGAAATGCATCGTTCCCGATCATACCAGAGGGGACCTGCCCCGTAAAGACTACCATCGGAACGGAATCCATATTCGCAGTGGCTATACCGGTCACCGTATTCGTGCCACCCGGCCCTGACGTTACCAGTACGACACCTGGTTTCCCGGTTGCGCGAGCGTACCCGTCGGCAGCGTGCGTGCCACCCTGCTCGTGACGAATCAAATAATGTGTGAAACCGGATTTCTGATATAAATGATCATATATCGGAAGAACAGCTCCACCAGGATATCCAAATACGGTATCCACGCCGACATCCTCCAGTGTCCGAACAAATATTTCCGCTCCGGTTAATTCTTTCGTTTCACCACTTTGGGCTCCCTCTGGTCGAGCCCCATTTGTGTTCTGCTGCTTTTCTTTTTCTATTGTCGCGACGTCAGGTGTCATTTGTTACCTCCACGGTATGTCAACGCATTGTTACGTTGTTCGCTTGTGTTAAATTCCGAATATATCGCATCAGCACGATCTTGAAATAGCATAGTGCGAAAGCTGGGTAGTCGCATCACTCCTATTGAAAAAGCGATTTCGGCATGATCCCAGCTGACCGATGTATCATCTTTGGTAAATTGTGTCAAATGCGTCATAGTTTTTTGCATTTCTATAAATCCTCCACGTCGTAGTGCAATCGCACTTCGCCCTGAGGTCAATTCATTGTCACTTCATTTGTGGTTGGGAAATCGGAGCGGTTTGCCCCGAGTGCAGGAATTGACCTCTGAGCCGTGTATTTAGTTGCTAATTCGTAGGCTCGAGATCATTCCTACAATCACTACTAGACCTAGAATTAGGCTGCTAATTCGTAGATCGGAAAGAATAATGATGCTAATTGCAGGAATGGAACTAATGGAGAGTGGAGTCAACAGATCGCGGTGGGGCGGTGCGGCAGCAACTGCCTCACTTGTGCGTCCCATCGAATTTTTCTGCCGAACTCTCATAATTCTTCTTCGTTTTTCTCCATCAATTGAACACAAAGGTATCCGAACAGATTTTCTAAGTCAAGCGGAAAATGCTGGATATTTCCTATCTCACTCTATCCCGGGAGATTAATTCTAAAATTTCCGATGAAAGCCGGGATCGTATCCGAACATCCTCCGCCGCTTGGTAATATCGGCAGTGACATAAAACATCTTTAACGCGGCGAGGTTCCCTTACAATAATTCGAGTCATTCTTTTTCAGAAAATTTATGAACGGGAACCTTGAATTTAAAAAAGCACTTGATTGATAAATAAAATACTTTTAACCTTTCCTTGCTTTTGACAGCAGCAAATTCATTCAAACTGGAAAAATTCAGATGAACACTCATTGCCAAATGGTTTCGAACTTGTGTATGATGTGTATGATGAAGGACTGCGTATGACCATTTGGTGAGGCGCCAAAATTAGCATTTTGCATGACAAAGGCTCACCAAGTGGTGAGCCTTTTTTATTTTATCAAACACAAACACAAGGGAGAATCCCATGAGTACAGAGAACAAACAGCATTACGAAACCCTGCAGATTCACGCGGGGCAGGAACCGGATCCGGCCACGAAGTCCCGGGCGGTTCCCATATATCAGACGACCTCTTACACCTTCGATGATACCGATCATGCTGCCAGACTGTTCGGGCTGGAAGAGTTCGGCAACATCTACACACGGATAATGAATCCGACCAATGATGTGTTCGAGAAACGGATCGCGGCGCTGGAGGGTGGCGCGGCAGCGGTGGCCACCGGCTCCGGACAGGCTGCACAATTCCTGGCTATCTCCACCATTATGGGCGCGGGAGACAACATTGTTTCCTCCTCCCATCTTTACGGCGGAACATACAACCAATTTAAAGTAAGCCTTCCCCGGTTGGGCATCGATACGAAATTCGTCGACGGTACCGATCTGGATCAGGTCCGAGATGCCATCGATGAAAATACCAAAGCAGTGTATGCCGAAAGTATCGGGAATCCCGGGTATTATGTTCCGGACTTCGAAGGGCTGGCGGAGATCGCACATGAAAACAATATCCCGTTTATCGTGGATAATACATTCGGTGCGGCCGGGTACCTGGTGCGTCCGATTGAATACGGAGCGGATATCGTAGTGCAGTCAGCTACCAAGTGGATAGGTGGTCACGGTACGGCTATCGGGGGCGTCGCTGTAGATTCAGGGAACTTCGACTGGGGCAATGGTAAGTTTCCGGCCTTTACCGAGCCATCTCCAGCCTATCATGGTTTGGTTTTCTGGGATGTGTTCGGTCCCGAAGGCCCATTCGGTAATATTGCGTTTGCCGTACGTGCCCGAGTGGAAGGCCTTCGGGATTTCGGTGCAGCGCCGTCTCCGTTTAATTCCTTCCTCCATATCCAGGGATTGGAGACTCTCTCCCTCAGAGTACAGCGCCACGTGGACAACGCCATGGAACTGGCGAAGTGGTTGAAGAGCCATGAGAAGGTTTCATGGGTCAATTATCCCGGATTGCCGGATCATCCGACGCACGATAACGCTCAGAAATATCTGAAGAATGGCTTTGGGGCTGTCCTTTCGTTTGGCATCAAAGGTGGAATTGAGCAAGGGAAAAAGTTCATTAATTCAGTGGAGTTGGCGAGCCATCTCGCAAACGTTGGTGACGCCAAAACACTGGTGATCCATCCGGCATCCACCACCCATCAGCAGCTGTCTGAAGAGGAACAGGCTGACACAGGTGTCACGCCGGATCTGGTCCGGGTTTCCGTCGGCATCGAACATATCGATGACATAAAATCCGATTTTGCACAAGCATTCGACCAAATCGGAGGCTAAATTAAGGTTCTATGTCTGAGAAGCTACAAATCTGGTCGCAAGAAGAGCCGTTCCCTCTGGAATATGGGGGAACGCTCCCTTCTTTGCGTCTGGCCTACCACACCTGGGGCACGCTAAATGATGCTGGCGACAACGTCATTCTGATCACACACGCGTTGACCGGCAGCAGCGATGTGACCGAATGGTGGGACCCGACGCTGGGACCGGGTAATCCCCTCGATTCCGAAGAATACTGTATTATCTGTATTAACAACCTTGGCTCACCCTACGGGTCCACCAGTCCATTGACGTATTCTCAAGAAAACAGAGATCCCACCACCTTTCCGTTAATCACCATTCGCGACACTGTTCACGCACACAAATTATTACTCGATGATCTTGGAGTCACTGCACTCCGCTCTGTCATCGGTGGATCGATGGGCGGCATGCTGAGCCTGGAATGGGCATTGCTCTATCCTGAGTACGTCCAGTCTATCGTATCCATCGGGAGTTCAGCCCGGCATTCGGCCTGGTGTATCGGGATCAGTGCGATGCAGCGGGATGCAATTAAGGACGATCCCGACTGGAATGGTGGCCATTACGCAAAGAATCAACCAGTAAACGGTCTGGCGCTTGCGCGGAAGATTGCCATGGTTTCGTACCGGAGTTCCGCCTCTTTCCAGAAACGGTTCGGACGGGAATTTCAAAGAGCCGAAGAAAATTACTACACTGTGGAGAGCTACCTGGACTACCAGGGCAATAAACTCGTCAATCGGTTTGACGCCAATTGTTACATCGCACTTACAGAAATTATGGATACACACGATGTGGGTCGAAACCGGGATGGTCACATTGCTGCGCTCAAGCAGATCAATGTTCCTTCCCTTATCATTGGAGTCAGTTCCGATATTCTGTATCCCCCACAAGAACAAAAAGAGCTTGCAGAGTATATTCCCAATTCAAAATATTACGAGATAAATTCGGAGAATGGCCATGACGCCTTTCTCATTGATTTCGACCAGGTCAATGAAGCATTGGAGCAGTTTAAACAAGCCTGGTGGTAAAGGATTATTGTAGGAGTAACCGATGATCGTTTTAAAATTTGGTGGATCTTCCATTAACAGCAGTCAAGCGATTCGGAACGTCGCTGATATTATCTATTCCAAACGCAACCGGCATCCCATCGTAGTTCTTTCTGCTTGTGGCGACACAACCGATAATCTGCTCGCTTCGATTAAGGCTGCCAGAGATGGTGAGTTCGAAACGGCTCTGGCTTCGGTTGATTCCATTTATACTTATCATCAATCTATGGCAGCTGAACTGGAGATTGGTTCGCCATGGAAAGAAAAATTCGAAGAAGAAACCGGCCGTTTCACGGCAGAGTTACGGGAGCTATTGCGTGGCGTCTCCCTTCTCAGAGATATTTCACGAAAATCCATTGATCGCATTGTCTCGTTCGGGGAGCGGTTCTCCACTCTCCTGATGATGTGTCATGTTAACACGCAGGGTATTGATGCCCATCTGGTTGAGTCTCGGGAATTCATGAAAACTACCGATGAACATACCAGGGCTAAGCCGCTTCTGGAGGAATCTGAACCGCTAATTCAATCCACATTCAATCTCCCGGAGGATGACGGAAATTATTCTATCCCGATCGCCCAGGGTTTTATCGGATCAACCCTGGAAGGCGACATTTCAACCCTTGGACGCGGCGGCTCCGATTATACCGCGAGCATTATTGGTGCAGCACTGGAAGCTGAAACCATCGAAATTTGGTCAGATGTGGACGGCATCCTGACTGCAGATCCTACGATTATCGACCACGCCCGGGTCATCAAGGAAATGACTTTCCGTGAAGCCTCTGAGCTGGCGTATTTTGGTGCCCGGGTACTGCATCCGGATACAATACTCCCTGCGGTGGAACTGGATATCCCGATTCAGATTTACAATACCAGGAATCCGGAATCTGATGGGAGTCTTATCCGGCGTGACTTCCCGGATCATCAGGAACAGAAGGTCGTTAAGTCCATTGCCTATAAGGAAGGCATCCAGGTGCTGAATTTAACCTCCACCCGGATGTTTCAGGCGCATGACTTCCTGCGGAAGGTATTTGAAGTCCTGGACAGGCATCAAGTAGTCGCCGATTTGGTATCTACCTCCGAGGTGAGTGTATCCATCGCCTTCGCAAAAGACGTGGACCCGCAACCGCTGATCCATGAAATCAGCAAGTTTTCTACTGTCAGTATGGAAAACAGGAAAGCGATTGTCTGTTTAGTCGGCGAAAATATGCGGGCCTATAAAGGGTTACCGGGGAGAATCTTCAAAGAGTTAGAAAATTTTCACATCAACATGATTTCACAGGGCGCGTCGGAGGTCAACCTCAGCTTCGTTATCGATGAAGCAGATATCGAACCGGTGGTGCGCACACTGCATGATGCGTTTTTTGCTGAGGAAGAGAAGTACTCGCAAAGAACAATGGTCTCAGGGTAAATCTCTCTCTTCAAAAGATTAAAAACTCTTTGGGCATTTCCAGTGAATAGTTAATTCGCCCTCCTGCTATAACCCAGATTCCCGACTCGCCGGACTCTTCCACTGAGCTACTTCAGTATTTTCGGTCGGATAAAGTGCCGCCCATGGTGAGATTTTAACTCTCGTCCTTGTCGCTTCGCTTCTGCGCGAGTGGCAAAGGATTCAATATAGACTAA carries:
- the ilvB gene encoding biosynthetic-type acetolactate synthase large subunit, translated to MTPDVATIEKEKQQNTNGARPEGAQSGETKELTGAEIFVRTLEDVGVDTVFGYPGGAVLPIYDHLYQKSGFTHYLIRHEQGGTHAADGYARATGKPGVVLVTSGPGGTNTVTGIATANMDSVPMVVFTGQVPSGMIGNDAFQEADIIGITRPITKHSYLVKDVNELETVIHEAFHIANSGRPGPVVVDLPKDMVKTTGTYRGSGKVKIPGYKPVTRGHHSQIAKAAKMLSEAERPLIYAGGGVNLGDAASELTELVEKTNIPITTTLMGLGGFPETRSQSLGMLGMHGTWYANMAITECDVLLAVGARFDDRVTGRLDGFSQKSKKIHIDIDPSCISKNVEVEVPIVGNVKEVLPELTRMADAPQIDNWWSTINQWKEEHPLKVPYSEDEITPQYMIEKISEVTRGEALMVADVGQHQMWLAQHYKFNHPRSMLSSGGLGTMGYGFPAAMGAAIGKPDRTVFCVTGDGGFQMTAFELATAVQYKVPVKVAILNNGWLGMVRQWQELFYEERYAHTHLESSNPDFVKLAESYGAAGFRAKTPAEMEEVLEKAMEINDRPVIMDFHVTKDENCYPMVPAGAALDEMVEGEE
- a CDS encoding O-acetylhomoserine aminocarboxypropyltransferase/cysteine synthase, which codes for MSTENKQHYETLQIHAGQEPDPATKSRAVPIYQTTSYTFDDTDHAARLFGLEEFGNIYTRIMNPTNDVFEKRIAALEGGAAAVATGSGQAAQFLAISTIMGAGDNIVSSSHLYGGTYNQFKVSLPRLGIDTKFVDGTDLDQVRDAIDENTKAVYAESIGNPGYYVPDFEGLAEIAHENNIPFIVDNTFGAAGYLVRPIEYGADIVVQSATKWIGGHGTAIGGVAVDSGNFDWGNGKFPAFTEPSPAYHGLVFWDVFGPEGPFGNIAFAVRARVEGLRDFGAAPSPFNSFLHIQGLETLSLRVQRHVDNAMELAKWLKSHEKVSWVNYPGLPDHPTHDNAQKYLKNGFGAVLSFGIKGGIEQGKKFINSVELASHLANVGDAKTLVIHPASTTHQQLSEEEQADTGVTPDLVRVSVGIEHIDDIKSDFAQAFDQIGG
- the metX gene encoding homoserine O-acetyltransferase, whose amino-acid sequence is MSEKLQIWSQEEPFPLEYGGTLPSLRLAYHTWGTLNDAGDNVILITHALTGSSDVTEWWDPTLGPGNPLDSEEYCIICINNLGSPYGSTSPLTYSQENRDPTTFPLITIRDTVHAHKLLLDDLGVTALRSVIGGSMGGMLSLEWALLYPEYVQSIVSIGSSARHSAWCIGISAMQRDAIKDDPDWNGGHYAKNQPVNGLALARKIAMVSYRSSASFQKRFGREFQRAEENYYTVESYLDYQGNKLVNRFDANCYIALTEIMDTHDVGRNRDGHIAALKQINVPSLIIGVSSDILYPPQEQKELAEYIPNSKYYEINSENGHDAFLIDFDQVNEALEQFKQAWW
- a CDS encoding aspartate kinase, translated to MIVLKFGGSSINSSQAIRNVADIIYSKRNRHPIVVLSACGDTTDNLLASIKAARDGEFETALASVDSIYTYHQSMAAELEIGSPWKEKFEEETGRFTAELRELLRGVSLLRDISRKSIDRIVSFGERFSTLLMMCHVNTQGIDAHLVESREFMKTTDEHTRAKPLLEESEPLIQSTFNLPEDDGNYSIPIAQGFIGSTLEGDISTLGRGGSDYTASIIGAALEAETIEIWSDVDGILTADPTIIDHARVIKEMTFREASELAYFGARVLHPDTILPAVELDIPIQIYNTRNPESDGSLIRRDFPDHQEQKVVKSIAYKEGIQVLNLTSTRMFQAHDFLRKVFEVLDRHQVVADLVSTSEVSVSIAFAKDVDPQPLIHEISKFSTVSMENRKAIVCLVGENMRAYKGLPGRIFKELENFHINMISQGASEVNLSFVIDEADIEPVVRTLHDAFFAEEEKYSQRTMVSG